In the genome of Leeuwenhoekiella sp. MAR_2009_132, one region contains:
- a CDS encoding RNA polymerase sigma factor codes for MSLEQLIIDCKRQKSKAQEALYRQFAATLFPVALKYARNYSEAEDILQESFIIIFEKVTQFKSKGSFEGWLKRIVINTALQRYRKQAVFEIINEENIEEAAVEVDDDEISLQFLLQIVQELPDRYRLVFNLYALDGYSHKEISKMLEIKEGTSKSNLARARMILKEKVQDFQANAHIQASTR; via the coding sequence GTGAGTTTAGAACAGCTCATTATTGACTGCAAACGTCAAAAATCAAAAGCACAGGAAGCATTGTACAGGCAATTTGCCGCGACGCTTTTTCCCGTTGCTTTAAAATATGCCCGCAACTACAGCGAGGCAGAAGATATCTTGCAGGAAAGTTTTATTATAATATTTGAAAAAGTTACCCAATTTAAAAGTAAAGGGTCTTTTGAAGGTTGGCTCAAACGTATCGTAATCAATACCGCATTACAACGTTACCGAAAACAAGCAGTATTCGAAATAATAAATGAAGAAAATATTGAAGAAGCAGCTGTAGAAGTTGATGATGATGAAATTTCGCTTCAATTTTTACTTCAAATTGTACAAGAACTCCCCGACCGGTATCGGTTGGTTTTTAATTTATATGCATTAGACGGTTATTCTCATAAAGAAATCTCTAAAATGCTAGAAATTAAAGAAGGCACATCTAAATCAAACCTTGCTCGTGCCCGAATGATTTTAAAAGAGAAAGTTCAAGACTTTCAAGCTAATGCTCACATACAAGCTTCAACGCGGTGA
- the recA gene encoding recombinase RecA: MGKEQEAKLKALKLTLDKMDKTYGKGTVMKMGDNAIVEVEAISTGSLGLDIALGVGGLPKGRVIEIYGPESSGKTTLTLHAIAESQKKGGIAAFIDAEHAFDRFYAEKLGVDIENLIISQPDNGEQALEIADNLIRSGAIDIIVIDSVAALTPKSEIEGEMGDSKMGLHARLMSQALRKLTGSISKTNCTVIFINQLREKIGVMFGNPETTTGGNALKFYASVRLDIRRSTQIKDANGEVQGNKTRVKVVKNKVAPPFRQAEFDIMYGEGISKVGEILDIGVEYEIINKSGSWFSYQDTKLGQGRDAVKAILKDNPDLLEELEIKIKDAIKVATSA; this comes from the coding sequence ATGGGTAAAGAGCAAGAAGCAAAACTTAAAGCTCTGAAACTCACCCTTGACAAAATGGATAAAACCTACGGGAAGGGAACAGTTATGAAAATGGGTGATAATGCTATTGTAGAGGTTGAAGCTATTTCTACAGGTTCTTTAGGTCTTGATATTGCATTAGGCGTAGGAGGTTTACCTAAAGGTCGTGTAATTGAAATTTATGGCCCAGAATCTTCTGGTAAAACGACACTTACCTTACATGCAATTGCAGAATCACAAAAAAAAGGAGGTATCGCAGCATTTATTGATGCAGAACACGCTTTTGACCGGTTCTATGCAGAAAAGTTAGGCGTTGATATAGAGAATCTTATCATCTCACAACCAGACAACGGAGAGCAGGCATTAGAAATTGCAGATAATCTTATTCGCTCGGGAGCAATTGATATTATTGTAATTGACTCTGTTGCCGCCTTAACTCCTAAGAGTGAGATTGAAGGAGAAATGGGAGATTCTAAAATGGGCTTACATGCACGTTTAATGTCTCAGGCATTAAGAAAACTTACCGGCTCGATTAGTAAGACTAATTGTACAGTTATCTTTATTAACCAGTTAAGAGAGAAAATAGGTGTAATGTTTGGCAACCCGGAAACTACAACCGGGGGTAACGCACTAAAGTTTTACGCTTCGGTACGTTTAGATATACGCCGTTCTACACAGATTAAAGATGCTAACGGTGAAGTACAGGGTAATAAAACCCGTGTAAAGGTGGTTAAGAATAAAGTTGCACCACCTTTCCGTCAGGCAGAATTTGATATAATGTACGGTGAAGGTATTTCTAAAGTAGGAGAGATTCTTGACATAGGTGTTGAGTATGAGATCATCAATAAAAGTGGTTCTTGGTTTAGCTATCAGGATACTAAATTAGGTCAGGGACGTGATGCTGTAAAAGCAATACTTAAAGACAACCCAGATCTTTTAGAAGAACTAGAAATTAAAATTAAAGACGCTATAAAAGTAGCTACCTCAGCGTAG
- a CDS encoding rhodanese-related sulfurtransferase has product MQLYNKLSAKERAALIDEAGEDRLTLSFYQYAKIGNPHLFRNHLFIAWDDMEVLGRIYVAHEGINAQLSVPAKHFEAFKSFLDNINFLKDVRLNIAIEQDAKSFLKLKVKVRDKIVADGLNDDTFDVTNKGIHVDAQTFNELIESDDVVLVDMRNHYESEIGHFKNAITPDVDTFRDSLDLIEEDLKDHKEDKKLVMYCTGGIRCEKASAYYKHKGFKQVYQLEGGIIEYARQVEQLKLENKFKGKNFVFDHRRGERISDDVISNCHQCGKPCDTHVNCANEACHLLFIQCEECSDAMSLTCSDECKEIIALPYEEQKELRKGIPNSNKIFKKGRSEKLKFQRKA; this is encoded by the coding sequence ATGCAACTGTACAATAAATTAAGTGCGAAAGAACGAGCTGCACTTATTGATGAAGCCGGCGAAGACCGTCTTACTCTTTCGTTCTACCAATATGCCAAAATAGGCAATCCACACCTTTTTAGAAATCACCTTTTTATTGCCTGGGACGATATGGAGGTATTAGGGCGCATTTATGTAGCTCACGAAGGAATAAACGCCCAACTTTCAGTCCCTGCAAAACACTTTGAAGCCTTTAAATCATTTTTAGATAATATTAATTTTCTCAAAGATGTTCGGTTAAATATCGCTATAGAACAGGATGCAAAATCCTTTTTAAAGCTTAAAGTAAAAGTGCGTGATAAGATTGTAGCAGATGGTCTTAATGATGACACATTTGATGTAACTAATAAAGGGATACACGTAGACGCACAGACGTTTAACGAACTTATAGAAAGTGACGATGTGGTGCTTGTAGATATGCGTAACCATTACGAGAGCGAGATAGGACATTTTAAAAATGCTATTACTCCAGATGTAGATACTTTTCGTGATAGTTTAGACCTTATAGAAGAAGATTTAAAAGATCACAAAGAAGATAAAAAGCTGGTAATGTATTGTACCGGTGGTATACGCTGTGAGAAGGCGAGTGCCTATTATAAGCATAAAGGTTTTAAACAGGTATATCAATTAGAAGGAGGGATTATTGAATATGCGCGGCAGGTAGAGCAGTTAAAACTGGAAAACAAGTTTAAAGGAAAAAACTTTGTTTTTGATCACCGTCGTGGCGAGCGTATTTCTGATGATGTGATTTCTAATTGTCACCAGTGCGGTAAACCTTGTGACACACATGTAAATTGCGCTAATGAAGCGTGTCACTTGTTATTTATACAATGTGAAGAATGCTCAGACGCGATGAGTCTAACGTGTTCTGATGAGTGTAAAGAGATTATTGCGCTGCCTTATGAAGAACAAAAAGAACTGCGAAAGGGAATCCCTAACAGTAATAAAATCTTTAAAAAAGGAAGATCAGAGAAGTTGAAATTTCAACGGAAAGCATAA
- a CDS encoding stage 0 sporulation family protein, which produces MACGSCGTTVNGQPRGCQNNGTCGTDGCNKLTVFDWLANMSLPDGQEPFDFVEVRFKNGRKEFFKNVDNLQINIGEVLAVQAASGHDIGIVSLTGELVRIQMKKKKVPYDTEEFLKIYRKANQKDVEIWQGVKDREEAMKVRSRQIAIRLNLHMKISDIEFQGDGSKATFYYTAEERVDFRQLIKEFAQEFRTRIEMRQIGFRQEAARLGGIGSCGRELCCSTWLTDFRSVTTSAARYQQLSLNPQKLAGQCGKLKCCLNYELDAYLDALKDFPKTEQKLKTEKGTAVCQKIDIFQGHLWYAYEGEWMNWHKLTTTQANEILESNKKNEPVASLEEYAAELISDTKVDFGNVVGQDSLTRFDKPKVARKKSKGRRKKSNYRKKGPSNNA; this is translated from the coding sequence ATGGCGTGTGGAAGTTGTGGTACGACCGTTAACGGTCAGCCACGTGGTTGTCAAAATAATGGTACCTGTGGTACAGATGGTTGCAATAAATTAACGGTTTTTGACTGGTTAGCAAATATGAGCTTACCAGATGGGCAAGAACCTTTTGATTTTGTAGAAGTTCGTTTTAAAAACGGGCGTAAAGAGTTTTTTAAGAACGTAGATAATCTTCAGATTAATATAGGTGAGGTGTTAGCCGTACAGGCTGCTTCTGGTCATGATATAGGTATTGTTTCGCTTACTGGTGAGCTAGTACGTATTCAAATGAAAAAGAAAAAGGTGCCTTATGACACCGAAGAATTTTTAAAAATATATAGGAAGGCAAATCAGAAAGATGTAGAAATCTGGCAAGGTGTAAAAGATCGCGAAGAAGCAATGAAAGTGCGTTCTAGACAAATAGCCATTCGTCTTAACCTACATATGAAAATCTCTGATATTGAGTTTCAGGGCGATGGTTCTAAAGCTACCTTTTATTATACTGCAGAAGAGCGCGTAGATTTTAGACAGCTTATTAAAGAGTTTGCACAAGAATTTAGAACGCGCATAGAAATGCGTCAAATAGGTTTTAGACAGGAAGCAGCTCGCCTGGGCGGTATAGGCTCTTGTGGTCGAGAGTTGTGTTGTTCTACGTGGTTAACAGATTTTAGATCGGTGACTACGAGCGCAGCTCGCTATCAGCAGTTGTCGTTAAATCCTCAAAAACTTGCGGGACAGTGCGGTAAGCTTAAATGTTGTTTAAATTATGAGCTTGATGCGTATTTAGATGCATTAAAAGACTTTCCGAAGACGGAACAAAAATTAAAGACCGAAAAAGGAACTGCTGTTTGCCAAAAAATAGACATTTTTCAGGGACACCTGTGGTATGCATACGAAGGTGAGTGGATGAACTGGCACAAACTTACCACCACACAGGCAAATGAGATTTTAGAGTCTAATAAAAAGAATGAGCCGGTTGCAAGTCTTGAAGAATATGCAGCAGAACTAATTTCAGATACTAAAGTTGATTTTGGTAACGTTGTTGGGCAAGACAGTTTAACACGTTTTGACAAGCCTAAAGTAGCTCGTAAAAAGTCTAAAGGCAGAAGAAAGAAATCAAATTATCGTAAAAAAGGCCCAAGTAATAATGCATAA
- a CDS encoding gliding motility lipoprotein GldH, translated as MHKFCYALLILICFSACDEKAVFHEYKSLPDYWESDAAVVFKVNKLDSLINYNLFITLRNTNEYAFSNLFLISELQFPNGKTITDTLEYKMARPDGSWLGEGFGDLKENKLWYKENFRFTEAGEYQFRLKQAMRRNGSVNPVQELGGIVDVGLRIEKIKE; from the coding sequence ATGCATAAATTTTGCTATGCACTTTTAATTTTAATCTGTTTTTCAGCTTGTGATGAGAAAGCTGTTTTTCACGAGTATAAAAGTCTTCCAGATTACTGGGAAAGCGACGCTGCAGTGGTTTTTAAAGTGAATAAACTTGATAGTTTAATTAACTATAATCTTTTTATCACTTTGAGAAACACAAATGAATACGCATTTAGCAATTTATTTTTAATCTCAGAATTGCAATTTCCTAATGGAAAAACCATTACAGATACTTTAGAATATAAAATGGCACGACCTGATGGATCCTGGCTGGGAGAGGGTTTTGGAGATTTAAAAGAAAATAAACTTTGGTATAAAGAGAATTTCAGGTTTACTGAAGCAGGAGAATACCAGTTTAGACTCAAACAGGCAATGCGACGCAATGGTAGCGTAAACCCTGTACAAGAATTAGGTGGTATTGTAGATGTGGGCTTACGCATCGAAAAAATTAAAGAATAA
- a CDS encoding penicillin-binding protein 1A, giving the protein MAQKTKKTAKNTPSNAPYIKGFWILFFGSIGALVLVFLLASWGVFGSLPTFDELENPESNLATEILSSDGKTLGKFYNENRTPVKYSDLPQNLIDAVVATEDRRFYDHSGIDVRGTTRAVAYLGSKGGASTITQQLAKLLFSDTPGSTLERLVQKVKEWIIAARLERQYTKEEIITMYLNKQDFLFQAVGIRSASKIYFDKEPIELRPEESAVIAAMLKNPRQFNPHREISKDNALERRNTVLALMAQTGKLTVQERDSLMAMPMKINFSPEGHADGIATYFREYLRAFMADWIKNNPKGKDADGNEEFYNIYRDGLVITTTIDSRMQRYAEQSVTAHMENLQREFDKQNERNKTAPFRDITEDEEQKILYRAMRTSDRWRKMAANGISEDKIRASFDIKTDMRVFAWKNGASEIDTILTPKDSIRYYKRFFRAGLMSLTPQTGEVKAWVGGIDYKHFQYDHVKTGKRQVGSTFKPFLYATAIDQLHLSPCDTIPNIPYCIPAGEMGAQRDWCPENSGGQYGGMVTLKSALAQSINTVSARLMHRVGPQTVIDLIAKLGIDTKDIPVVPSIALGTPDISLFEMVSAYSAFANKGVHVEPQIVSTIVDKNGTVLYQSIPEAKDVLSKESAYVTVNLMEGVTQYGSGARLRSGAINSDVYKKVITGHPYAFKNPIAGKTGTTQNQSDGWFMGMVPNLVTGVWVGGDDRSVHFSSITYGQGATMALPIWGSFMKKCYADEALKISQGAFEKPENLSIRIDCSQSEASSHQSDIIDELDF; this is encoded by the coding sequence ATGGCTCAGAAAACAAAAAAAACAGCTAAGAATACACCCAGTAACGCACCGTATATAAAAGGATTTTGGATTTTATTTTTTGGATCTATAGGAGCGCTTGTTCTTGTTTTTCTTTTAGCTTCCTGGGGTGTTTTTGGAAGTTTACCCACGTTTGACGAATTAGAAAACCCTGAAAGTAATCTGGCTACAGAAATCCTTTCTTCAGATGGAAAAACATTAGGGAAATTTTATAATGAAAACAGAACTCCTGTAAAATATAGCGACTTACCTCAAAATTTAATTGATGCAGTTGTGGCTACTGAAGATAGACGATTTTATGATCACTCTGGTATAGATGTACGAGGTACCACTCGTGCCGTTGCCTATTTAGGTTCAAAAGGTGGTGCAAGTACCATCACACAGCAGCTCGCAAAATTGCTCTTTTCTGATACACCCGGCAGTACGCTAGAACGCCTGGTGCAGAAAGTAAAAGAATGGATTATTGCTGCGCGACTTGAGCGACAATACACAAAAGAAGAGATAATTACCATGTATTTGAACAAGCAGGATTTCTTGTTTCAGGCGGTGGGAATACGTTCTGCTTCAAAAATTTACTTTGACAAAGAACCCATAGAGTTACGTCCTGAAGAATCTGCAGTAATTGCAGCAATGCTTAAAAATCCGCGACAGTTTAATCCACATCGTGAGATTTCTAAAGACAATGCTTTAGAACGTCGTAACACAGTTTTAGCCCTTATGGCTCAAACCGGTAAGCTTACAGTACAGGAGCGCGATAGCCTTATGGCGATGCCCATGAAAATTAACTTTTCACCAGAAGGCCATGCAGATGGTATTGCAACTTATTTTAGAGAATATTTACGCGCATTCATGGCAGACTGGATTAAAAATAATCCTAAAGGTAAAGATGCAGATGGTAATGAAGAGTTCTATAATATTTATCGCGACGGGCTAGTTATAACCACTACGATAGATTCGCGTATGCAGCGTTATGCAGAGCAGTCTGTTACTGCGCACATGGAGAATTTACAGCGTGAGTTTGATAAACAAAATGAAAGAAACAAAACAGCTCCCTTTAGAGATATAACAGAAGACGAAGAGCAGAAAATCTTATATCGTGCAATGCGCACTTCAGATCGCTGGAGAAAAATGGCCGCTAATGGCATTTCAGAAGACAAAATTAGAGCATCGTTTGATATTAAAACAGATATGCGTGTTTTTGCGTGGAAGAATGGAGCTTCAGAAATAGATACTATTTTAACACCTAAAGATAGCATACGATATTATAAGCGCTTTTTTAGAGCAGGTTTAATGAGTCTTACACCGCAGACCGGCGAGGTAAAAGCATGGGTAGGTGGTATAGATTATAAGCATTTTCAATACGATCACGTAAAAACCGGAAAGCGCCAGGTGGGTTCTACATTTAAACCTTTTCTATATGCTACAGCCATAGATCAATTACACCTATCTCCTTGCGATACAATCCCTAATATTCCTTACTGTATTCCTGCGGGAGAAATGGGAGCTCAGCGTGACTGGTGCCCTGAAAATTCTGGAGGGCAATATGGTGGTATGGTGACTTTAAAAAGTGCATTGGCACAATCAATTAATACCGTTTCTGCCCGTTTAATGCATCGTGTGGGGCCACAAACGGTAATTGATTTAATAGCAAAATTAGGTATAGATACTAAAGATATACCGGTAGTGCCGTCTATTGCTTTAGGTACTCCAGATATTAGTTTATTTGAGATGGTTTCGGCTTATTCTGCTTTTGCAAACAAAGGGGTTCACGTTGAGCCGCAAATAGTTTCTACAATTGTTGACAAAAACGGGACGGTTTTGTACCAAAGCATTCCGGAGGCTAAAGACGTCTTAAGTAAAGAATCTGCATATGTAACGGTTAACCTTATGGAAGGAGTAACTCAATACGGTTCTGGGGCCAGACTACGCTCGGGAGCAATAAATAGTGATGTTTATAAAAAAGTAATTACGGGACATCCGTATGCTTTTAAAAATCCTATCGCGGGTAAAACGGGTACTACACAAAATCAAAGTGATGGTTGGTTTATGGGTATGGTGCCTAACCTGGTTACCGGTGTTTGGGTAGGAGGAGATGATAGATCGGTTCACTTTTCTTCTATAACCTATGGTCAGGGGGCAACAATGGCGTTACCTATCTGGGGGAGTTTTATGAAAAAATGTTACGCAGATGAGGCACTAAAAATTTCACAGGGCGCATTTGAGAAACCAGAAAATCTTTCTATACGCATAGATTGTTCTCAATCTGAAGCCAGTTCGCATCAATCTGATATTATTGACGAACTTGACTTTTAG
- a CDS encoding CoA transferase subunit A produces the protein MIIKTVHSVSEALEGVTDSMTMMFGGFGLSGIPENAISELVKLGVKELTCISNNAGVDDFGLGLLLQKKQIKKMISSYVGENAEFERQMLSNELDVELIPQGTLAERCRAAQAGFPAFYTPAGYGTEVAEGKETREFNGKMYVLEEAFKADFAFVKAWKGDTAGNLIFKGTARNFNPNMCGAARITVAEVEELVPAGELDPNQIHIPGIFVQRIFKGSAYEKRIEQLTVRKR, from the coding sequence ATGATAATAAAAACAGTGCATTCAGTTTCAGAAGCTCTTGAAGGTGTTACTGATTCAATGACAATGATGTTTGGAGGCTTTGGCCTCAGCGGAATTCCTGAGAATGCTATTTCAGAATTAGTTAAACTGGGTGTAAAAGAGTTAACATGCATTTCTAATAATGCAGGAGTTGATGATTTTGGACTGGGCTTACTACTTCAGAAAAAGCAAATCAAAAAAATGATTTCTTCCTATGTAGGCGAAAATGCAGAATTTGAACGCCAAATGTTGAGTAACGAGCTTGATGTTGAGCTTATTCCGCAAGGAACTTTGGCCGAACGTTGCCGTGCCGCTCAGGCAGGATTTCCGGCATTTTATACTCCGGCAGGGTATGGTACAGAAGTAGCTGAAGGTAAAGAAACCCGAGAGTTTAACGGTAAAATGTATGTGCTTGAAGAAGCATTTAAAGCCGATTTTGCGTTCGTCAAAGCCTGGAAAGGTGATACTGCAGGTAATCTTATTTTTAAGGGAACAGCTCGCAATTTTAACCCGAATATGTGTGGCGCAGCAAGAATTACAGTTGCCGAAGTAGAAGAACTCGTACCTGCAGGAGAACTTGACCCAAATCAAATACACATTCCAGGTATTTTTGTTCAACGTATTTTTAAAGGATCTGCCTATGAGAAGCGTATCGAACAACTTACTGTTAGAAAACGATAA
- a CDS encoding peroxiredoxin, translating into MAHLRLGDIAPDFTANTTEGEINFHEWLGDSWGILFSHPGDYTPVCTTELGTVANYYPEFKKRNVKPIAISVDSVEEHMGWIKDINETQNTTMNYPIIGDESRKVSELYDMIHPNASEKATVRSVFIIGPDKKIKLTLTYPPSTGRNFDEIIRVIDSLQLTAYHKVATPANWNDGEDCVISPSVSNEQIPEFFPKGHTEIKPYLRMTPQPNK; encoded by the coding sequence ATGGCACATTTAAGATTAGGAGATATAGCACCAGATTTTACAGCAAATACTACCGAAGGTGAAATCAATTTTCACGAATGGCTAGGAGACAGCTGGGGAATTTTGTTTTCGCATCCGGGAGATTATACGCCGGTGTGTACAACAGAATTGGGTACTGTGGCAAATTATTACCCAGAGTTTAAAAAACGTAATGTAAAGCCTATTGCAATTAGCGTAGACAGCGTTGAAGAACATATGGGATGGATTAAAGACATCAACGAAACTCAAAATACAACGATGAACTATCCTATCATAGGTGATGAGAGCCGCAAGGTTTCTGAATTATATGATATGATACATCCAAATGCTAGTGAGAAAGCTACGGTACGTTCGGTATTTATCATTGGACCAGATAAGAAAATAAAATTAACACTTACCTATCCACCTTCTACCGGTCGTAATTTTGACGAGATTATACGGGTAATAGACTCTCTTCAACTTACAGCATATCATAAAGTGGCTACACCGGCAAATTGGAATGATGGCGAAGATTGCGTAATCTCACCAAGCGTAAGTAATGAGCAAATACCAGAATTTTTTCCGAAGGGACACACAGAGATTAAGCCGTATTTAAGAATGACACCACAACCCAATAAATAA